In Planctomycetaceae bacterium, a single genomic region encodes these proteins:
- a CDS encoding tetratricopeptide repeat protein, whose translation MNLRRLFTAAMFTSVLFSVGAGSSCRPATAFVQDQNSRDAKLTERYLSLLKKNPRKGTAFDKVYAFYSEQRTLDDFVTSLADAVVADAADGSNAMILGLVEARRGNHAEASAAFAVAEKARPEDPVACWLHAESLLQSGATQDAIRALKRAVERKPQRADSLEVHQLLATTLQQSGDLRAALDVWQRLEADFPGDDRILERVGSILAENGQHEAALQRFQKLARAAKDRSKRAEFAVRAAEQLLDLDRTHEAVQAFDRLLEDVNPESWLFSDVRGRIEVALLKSGDYADVAQYYLRQLEKRPDDLDAMIRLGRFLSLNGQTTESREWFERAIRLAPSSVELREALIQELVRQDDFAAAIAQYQQLEKLSPGNPDHIEAHGHLLLRDPSQDEPARRTNAANIWKKLLWSDPADVAAVRRLAELFRSAAMTDEAIEMFEQAVTLSPDDPQNREALGEYLHTLNRHQEAIAAWNSISSGDRRNAASLVRTAEVFRNFGDMQNALRCMSEASEMDLEFFDRLQFGKWLRESGYWSDSLQQFDFAETQAVSPEDRRQLLQERLRTLQESGGLVMQAAILESQLRAEPQSSADSWLTLASYHEAAGNLTSAVRAVEQALSRDATLPAAWQLASRLLENTGRLADAVTANRRLAETDRRYHSEALRKIADLERRLGHPDASRKAAQELIDASPQNVENLQFVAELFAQLGDPVAALEALRNAERGNPTDVDAQLRLARALADQFQTDDAVAVLWNTLPRTTSSDRRTEIVRLMSELYLRADNFDQFITRLERFERESDDAPHIGLLTSVAYESAGDLLAAERVLKQGLARDARDADVLERLATIADRRGDFSTAADYQRRIVDVAPSVEAKQRLAKLLQNAGEIGEVEAAVLGLPDGSQNSQQALLTVADTFINAENLHAAGSLCEQQSNDNWRWQLRLAIVNWKQGDRESAAQHFDKIIAAGPEAVESPGASRDSSQPEILQSGRAAIEAIVGILRLRQTQAPPTSRMRDLGADDFEAARIASIAARAVVAQRRDGDSFLETLAARAQQSIDTNARPAWDWYFALYGLHAAGLGSLGETHPAIELLRQRTEPEAQLLYLTQIRSQAFFEEQSPAGQTSRATPPEPLNSEQATHLFAAWNVVHDSHPDWITHDDMIAVIRELDLAGRTRDADAVYDTLTGFGASAADMETALIVSARRNDSAAVVQQLTKLASRNWTEGVLGVHGVGHLPIERQQIPSDQVSESVARLIAWQVAHEQSDSALKVLSRFLTCVDSYGGFTSGTTAFPAQAGAGSVTVYSADGSSFTRQTKPLIAETGFSPSVVNALASAHVAFERAGRTEDLIGFFEQLTIDGDDTQHSDRAQIANHIVLELALAQLAAFNNDPQLTAVHFVRAAEYVPNNAAIRFWLVRFLFAEGNHADALALLETLGGEDGDVIRERELLALEIAQTVGLTDRARRAAEILAGMQLDGPSSQKLIRQMKTLGLDDLATDIAIRSGQPAERHISTIHRQMQQYAVQEQPRLAEQAARQILRDTAPGASPRSESGQARGAAIRLLLDAGQLTPLIESLRRQVAQTPDDAEQLEALSEFCLAAGMTAEADAITKRLTGLQPTSPAELIQRAERLQQQGQTDHACDTFLKVIRQDAAFFARDYYRLIRTFDNSNRLDELADALAGSDLSQLAANPHAVQELVEQLMRSRSHRDAGLRLFEKAWESLPAIRQNLLSNVTDERIWELPVMLDYIRRGVIPSSQQDAYARPWEGIAGPMTYRDDGCVTGTLHRLLAALGTVERRKQFLSEVDETLNRLPQWYGGYLISAVMHAQQNDVATAQTRLAALRDMQSPLAQVPGDAAWVIACALEGHDVELAAEVKQLLQIALDDSALAGRRVSAFANSPALRLARLLERDNEPSKARALILQQVLDAEYPKGRAPGFAEFHFVSDRLAAARVLTRLRYPLDSVQLLKSITSETLAASTRWNGGGGNRDRDLQEATRLAESATTVTNLRRNVQELVEQPDGSSDRCRFRFFVAAASDSVEEMKLVSVVENAIAAAASAPPDEVAALKEGLLALSQKAGDGRPSASVALFLLGTATDDGSLQSEAGDLLTSYVDGTVPVRETADGDISLWLAARSLLRKDSSTARGRRLADRAEAAARLVNRSDLLTAILKERGDLELAAGDKSAANASWNRLLDAIVSRDDSPATGPTSTAVEELRQRLLRSKP comes from the coding sequence TCTGGCAGCGGCTGGAAGCGGATTTCCCCGGAGACGATCGCATCCTGGAACGAGTCGGTTCGATTCTCGCGGAGAACGGTCAGCACGAAGCCGCTCTGCAGCGGTTTCAAAAGCTCGCGCGAGCGGCGAAAGATCGTTCCAAACGCGCCGAGTTTGCTGTCCGGGCTGCTGAACAACTGCTGGACCTGGATCGCACGCACGAAGCCGTTCAGGCCTTCGATCGGCTGCTGGAAGATGTCAATCCCGAAAGCTGGCTGTTCAGCGATGTGCGGGGACGCATTGAAGTCGCGCTGCTGAAGTCCGGTGACTATGCCGACGTCGCGCAGTACTACCTGCGACAACTGGAGAAGCGTCCGGATGACCTGGACGCCATGATTCGGCTCGGTCGGTTCCTGTCGCTCAACGGTCAAACGACCGAATCCCGCGAATGGTTCGAACGCGCCATCCGGCTGGCTCCGTCCAGCGTCGAGCTGCGTGAAGCGCTCATCCAGGAACTTGTCCGACAGGATGATTTCGCCGCCGCGATCGCTCAATATCAACAGCTCGAAAAGCTGTCGCCAGGCAACCCTGACCACATTGAAGCTCACGGACATCTGTTGCTGCGGGATCCATCGCAGGATGAACCCGCGCGGCGAACCAACGCCGCAAACATCTGGAAAAAGTTATTGTGGTCCGACCCAGCCGACGTCGCCGCTGTTCGACGACTCGCGGAGCTGTTTCGCAGCGCTGCGATGACCGACGAAGCGATCGAAATGTTCGAACAGGCTGTCACTCTCAGCCCTGACGATCCGCAGAACCGCGAAGCTCTGGGCGAATATCTGCACACGCTGAACCGGCATCAGGAAGCCATCGCCGCGTGGAACAGCATCTCCTCCGGTGACCGCCGAAACGCCGCCAGTCTGGTCCGTACGGCTGAAGTCTTTCGCAACTTCGGCGACATGCAGAACGCTCTGCGCTGCATGTCGGAAGCATCGGAGATGGATCTGGAATTCTTCGATCGGCTGCAGTTTGGCAAGTGGCTTCGTGAGTCGGGATACTGGAGCGATTCACTGCAGCAGTTCGACTTCGCGGAAACTCAGGCCGTGTCACCGGAAGACCGCCGGCAACTGCTGCAGGAGCGGCTCCGCACTCTGCAGGAGTCCGGTGGTCTGGTCATGCAGGCTGCGATTCTGGAATCGCAGCTTCGTGCGGAACCGCAGTCGTCCGCCGATTCGTGGCTGACTCTGGCGTCGTATCATGAAGCCGCGGGAAATCTGACGTCCGCTGTTCGCGCCGTCGAGCAGGCGCTTTCACGTGACGCGACTCTTCCGGCGGCATGGCAACTTGCATCACGGCTGCTGGAAAACACCGGGCGATTGGCCGATGCCGTCACGGCGAACCGTCGGCTGGCGGAAACCGATCGCCGATACCACAGCGAAGCTCTCCGGAAGATCGCCGACCTGGAACGTCGCCTGGGGCATCCTGATGCGTCCCGCAAGGCGGCTCAGGAATTGATCGACGCGTCTCCGCAGAACGTGGAAAACCTGCAGTTCGTGGCCGAACTGTTCGCGCAGCTTGGCGACCCCGTGGCTGCCCTGGAAGCTCTTCGAAACGCAGAACGCGGGAATCCCACGGATGTTGATGCTCAACTGCGACTGGCGCGAGCACTCGCAGATCAGTTTCAGACCGACGATGCCGTTGCGGTTCTCTGGAACACACTGCCGCGCACGACGTCGTCGGATCGCCGCACTGAGATTGTTCGGCTGATGTCCGAACTGTATCTGCGAGCCGATAACTTCGATCAGTTCATCACGCGACTTGAGCGGTTTGAACGCGAAAGTGACGACGCTCCGCACATCGGGCTGCTGACTTCGGTCGCTTATGAATCCGCCGGAGATCTGCTGGCGGCGGAACGAGTGCTGAAGCAGGGACTCGCGCGCGACGCCCGCGATGCGGACGTTCTGGAGCGTCTGGCAACGATCGCCGATCGCCGCGGTGATTTTTCAACCGCAGCAGATTACCAGCGGCGAATTGTGGACGTCGCTCCGTCGGTGGAAGCGAAACAGCGGCTGGCGAAACTCCTGCAGAACGCCGGTGAAATCGGCGAAGTCGAAGCCGCAGTACTTGGTCTGCCGGACGGTTCGCAGAATTCTCAGCAGGCTTTGTTGACCGTCGCCGACACGTTCATCAACGCCGAAAACCTGCACGCGGCCGGCAGTCTTTGTGAACAGCAATCGAATGACAATTGGCGCTGGCAACTGCGGCTGGCGATTGTCAATTGGAAACAGGGCGACCGCGAATCCGCGGCGCAGCATTTCGACAAGATCATCGCGGCGGGACCGGAAGCAGTTGAATCCCCGGGCGCGAGCCGTGATTCGTCGCAGCCGGAGATTCTGCAATCCGGGCGCGCGGCGATTGAAGCGATCGTTGGAATCCTGCGACTTCGTCAAACCCAGGCGCCGCCAACTTCCAGGATGCGCGATCTGGGGGCGGATGACTTCGAAGCGGCAAGGATCGCTTCGATCGCCGCCCGAGCGGTCGTCGCCCAGCGCCGGGATGGTGATTCGTTTCTCGAAACACTCGCTGCCCGCGCGCAGCAATCGATCGACACGAACGCACGGCCCGCCTGGGACTGGTACTTTGCGCTGTACGGACTGCACGCGGCCGGGCTGGGTTCACTGGGCGAAACTCATCCCGCCATCGAACTGCTGCGACAGCGAACTGAACCGGAAGCTCAGTTACTGTACCTGACACAAATTCGTTCACAGGCATTCTTTGAAGAACAGTCGCCAGCCGGCCAAACAAGTCGGGCAACACCGCCCGAACCGCTGAATTCTGAACAAGCCACCCATCTGTTCGCGGCATGGAACGTTGTGCACGATTCTCACCCGGACTGGATCACTCACGACGACATGATCGCTGTGATTCGCGAACTGGACCTGGCGGGACGCACCCGCGATGCCGACGCGGTTTACGACACGCTGACGGGATTTGGCGCGTCGGCGGCCGATATGGAAACGGCATTGATCGTATCAGCGCGCCGGAATGATTCGGCGGCGGTTGTTCAGCAACTGACGAAGCTGGCTTCGAGGAATTGGACGGAAGGGGTTTTAGGAGTCCATGGCGTCGGTCATCTGCCGATTGAGCGTCAGCAGATTCCGAGCGATCAGGTTTCGGAAAGTGTCGCGAGGTTGATCGCATGGCAGGTTGCTCACGAACAATCGGATTCTGCACTGAAGGTTCTGTCACGGTTCCTGACCTGCGTGGACAGTTATGGCGGATTCACGTCAGGGACTACGGCGTTTCCGGCGCAGGCGGGTGCCGGCTCAGTCACGGTCTATTCGGCAGACGGATCGTCGTTCACTCGGCAAACAAAGCCTCTGATTGCCGAAACCGGGTTCTCACCATCGGTCGTGAATGCTCTGGCAAGCGCCCACGTGGCATTCGAACGAGCGGGCAGGACCGAAGACTTGATTGGGTTTTTCGAGCAACTGACAATCGACGGCGACGACACTCAGCATTCGGATCGAGCACAGATCGCCAATCACATCGTGCTGGAACTGGCGCTGGCGCAATTGGCTGCGTTCAACAACGATCCGCAGCTCACGGCCGTCCATTTTGTGCGAGCCGCAGAATACGTGCCGAACAATGCTGCCATTCGATTCTGGCTCGTTCGATTTCTGTTCGCCGAAGGTAATCATGCCGACGCACTGGCGTTGCTGGAGACTCTCGGTGGTGAAGACGGTGACGTGATCCGCGAACGCGAACTGCTGGCGCTGGAGATTGCTCAAACTGTGGGGCTGACTGATCGTGCTCGTCGCGCGGCCGAGATTCTTGCCGGCATGCAGCTTGACGGTCCGTCGTCGCAGAAGCTGATTCGTCAAATGAAGACTCTGGGTCTGGACGACCTTGCTACGGACATCGCGATTCGGTCCGGGCAGCCGGCGGAACGCCACATATCGACAATTCACCGACAGATGCAGCAGTATGCCGTGCAGGAACAGCCGCGCCTGGCCGAACAGGCTGCTCGACAGATCCTGCGAGACACCGCACCGGGTGCGTCGCCCCGAAGTGAATCCGGTCAGGCGCGCGGCGCGGCAATCCGACTTCTGCTGGACGCGGGACAACTGACGCCGCTGATCGAATCTCTGCGGCGGCAGGTCGCACAAACGCCCGACGATGCCGAGCAACTCGAAGCGCTGTCCGAATTCTGTCTGGCCGCGGGGATGACTGCGGAAGCGGATGCCATCACGAAGCGGCTGACCGGTCTGCAGCCGACCAGTCCCGCGGAGCTGATTCAGCGGGCCGAGCGACTTCAGCAGCAGGGCCAAACCGATCACGCGTGCGACACATTCCTGAAGGTGATTCGCCAGGACGCGGCATTCTTCGCCCGCGACTATTACCGGCTGATCCGGACGTTCGACAATTCCAATCGGCTGGATGAACTTGCCGACGCGCTGGCGGGTTCGGATCTTTCGCAACTGGCGGCAAATCCGCACGCGGTTCAGGAACTGGTGGAACAGTTGATGCGAAGCCGTTCGCACCGCGACGCCGGGCTGCGATTGTTTGAGAAGGCGTGGGAATCGCTGCCCGCCATTCGCCAGAATCTGCTCAGCAACGTTACCGACGAACGCATCTGGGAACTTCCCGTGATGCTGGACTACATTCGCCGCGGCGTCATTCCGTCGTCGCAGCAGGATGCGTATGCAAGGCCGTGGGAAGGCATCGCCGGACCGATGACGTACCGCGATGACGGCTGCGTGACGGGAACTCTGCACCGGCTGCTGGCCGCTCTTGGAACCGTCGAACGGCGAAAGCAGTTTTTGTCTGAGGTCGACGAAACACTGAACCGCCTTCCACAGTGGTACGGCGGCTACCTGATTTCCGCCGTGATGCATGCTCAGCAGAACGACGTCGCAACTGCGCAAACACGACTCGCTGCACTGCGGGACATGCAATCGCCGCTGGCGCAGGTTCCCGGTGACGCGGCCTGGGTAATCGCCTGCGCGCTGGAAGGTCACGACGTGGAACTGGCGGCAGAAGTGAAACAACTGCTGCAGATCGCTTTGGACGATTCGGCCCTGGCAGGCCGCCGTGTCAGTGCCTTCGCGAATTCTCCGGCGCTAAGGCTTGCGCGACTGCTGGAGCGAGACAACGAACCGTCAAAGGCGCGAGCGCTGATCCTGCAGCAGGTGCTGGACGCCGAATACCCGAAAGGTCGGGCACCGGGGTTCGCGGAGTTTCATTTCGTGAGCGATCGTCTCGCCGCAGCCAGGGTCTTGACTCGACTTCGGTACCCGCTGGATTCAGTGCAACTGTTGAAGAGCATCACGTCGGAAACGCTGGCTGCGTCAACGCGATGGAACGGCGGAGGAGGAAACAGGGATCGCGATCTTCAGGAAGCAACGCGTCTGGCGGAATCCGCGACGACGGTGACAAACCTGCGGCGGAACGTTCAGGAACTCGTCGAACAACCGGACGGAAGCAGCGATCGCTGCCGCTTCCGTTTCTTCGTCGCGGCGGCTTCCGATTCTGTGGAGGAAATGAAGCTCGTCAGCGTTGTCGAAAATGCGATCGCCGCCGCCGCGTCGGCTCCACCGGACGAAGTTGCGGCTCTAAAGGAAGGACTGCTGGCGTTATCGCAGAAAGCCGGCGACGGCAGACCGTCTGCCTCCGTAGCACTGTTTCTGCTGGGGACAGCCACTGATGACGGCAGCCTGCAATCGGAAGCAGGCGACTTGCTAACGTCGTATGTTGACGGCACCGTACCCGTCCGTGAGACGGCCGACGGAGACATTTCGCTGTGGCTCGCCGCCCGATCGCTGCTGCGAAAAGATTCGTCGACCGCCCGTGGCCGTCGCCTTGCGGACCGCGCGGAGGCGGCCGCCAGGCTGGTCAACCGCAGCGATCTTCTGACCGCAATCCTGAAGGAACGAGGCGACCTGGAACTCGCCGCCGGTGACAAATCCGCGGCGAACGCTTCGTGGAACCGGCTGCTGGATGCGATCGTGTCACGCGATGATTCGCCGGCGACCGGACCGACATCCACAGCAGTTGAGGAACTGCGGCAAAGACTGCTTCGAAGCAAGCCGTAG
- the der gene encoding ribosome biogenesis GTPase Der → MSIPPSRETVLQAHRKQIMGIPRVAIVGRPNVGKSSLLNWLSGKLISVVDPTAGVTRDRVTWIMHEHDRYFELVDTGGIGIVDSDDLSEDIEHQIQVGLDECDLLLFVVDGKAGITPLDEHVAERLRKSSKPTLLVVNKCDSSRLDIEAPSFLKLASAALVITSVTGNRNRPELIREIVDHLPPAADTEQREGAELLEQPEMKLAIVGRRNVGKSTFINQLAQSERVIVSEVAGTTRDSIDIRFDVDGRTFVAIDTPGVRKRKSLANSIEFYGLVRAQRSIRRADVVLMFFDASETISRVDKQLVEEIAKHNKPCVFVVNKWDLAEHEQMTIEAWSDYLIKSFSSMRHVPIAILTAKDGRNIRQLVNLTQSIFKQAHARISTGRLNRALKLAVSRNPPPQRKNRRPKIYYGTQVATNPPTIVVKCNDPKLFDETWKRYLLGFLREISPFQEVPIRMILRSHQDDEEGVRLEDLNRRRRSASGDELPDDDADDDFGDEEFENVGPVDDFADSPAVDTTVPEFQPRPSSDDAN, encoded by the coding sequence GTGTCCATTCCGCCATCGCGCGAAACCGTGCTTCAGGCACACAGAAAGCAGATCATGGGAATTCCGCGAGTCGCAATTGTCGGGCGTCCGAACGTCGGCAAGAGTTCCCTGCTGAACTGGCTGTCGGGCAAGCTGATTTCCGTCGTCGATCCGACAGCGGGCGTCACGCGCGACCGCGTCACGTGGATCATGCACGAGCACGACCGGTATTTTGAATTGGTCGACACCGGTGGTATCGGAATCGTCGACAGCGACGATCTGTCCGAAGACATCGAACACCAGATTCAGGTGGGACTGGACGAATGCGATCTGCTGCTATTCGTCGTCGACGGCAAGGCGGGCATCACACCGCTGGACGAACATGTCGCCGAGCGGCTGCGCAAGTCCTCAAAGCCCACGCTGCTGGTTGTCAACAAGTGCGATTCGTCCCGACTGGACATCGAAGCGCCGTCGTTTCTGAAACTGGCGAGTGCTGCCCTGGTGATCACCAGCGTGACCGGAAACCGTAATCGTCCCGAACTGATCCGGGAGATCGTGGACCATCTGCCGCCCGCCGCCGACACCGAACAGCGCGAAGGTGCGGAACTGCTGGAACAGCCGGAAATGAAGCTGGCCATCGTCGGCCGCCGAAACGTCGGCAAGAGCACGTTCATCAACCAGCTTGCTCAGTCAGAACGGGTCATCGTCAGTGAGGTCGCCGGCACGACTCGCGACAGCATCGACATCCGCTTTGACGTGGACGGTCGAACGTTTGTGGCCATCGACACGCCGGGAGTCCGCAAGCGGAAAAGCCTGGCAAACAGCATCGAATTCTACGGCCTCGTCCGGGCTCAGCGCAGTATTCGCCGCGCGGATGTCGTGCTGATGTTCTTCGACGCCAGCGAGACGATTTCCCGCGTTGACAAGCAATTGGTGGAGGAAATCGCAAAGCACAACAAGCCGTGCGTGTTTGTCGTCAACAAGTGGGATCTGGCGGAACACGAGCAGATGACGATCGAAGCGTGGAGCGACTATCTGATCAAATCGTTCAGTTCGATGCGGCATGTTCCCATCGCGATTCTGACCGCCAAAGACGGACGCAATATCCGGCAATTGGTGAATCTGACGCAAAGCATCTTCAAACAGGCACACGCTCGCATCAGCACCGGGCGTCTGAACCGGGCGCTGAAGCTGGCCGTCAGCAGGAATCCTCCCCCGCAGCGAAAGAATCGTCGACCAAAGATCTACTACGGTACACAGGTTGCCACAAATCCGCCGACGATCGTCGTCAAATGCAACGATCCGAAACTGTTCGACGAAACCTGGAAGCGGTATCTGCTGGGATTCCTGCGTGAAATCTCACCGTTTCAGGAAGTCCCGATTCGAATGATCCTGCGTTCTCACCAGGATGACGAAGAAGGCGTCCGGCTGGAAGACCTGAACCGCCGCCGACGTTCTGCATCCGGCGACGAGTTGCCGGATGATGATGCCGACGACGATTTCGGCGACGAAGAATTCGAGAACGTCGGCCCTGTCGACGACTTTGCTGATTCACCCGCCGTCGACACCACCGTTCCGGAATTCCAGCCGCGGCCGAGCTCCGACGACGCCAATTGA
- a CDS encoding HEAT repeat domain-containing protein produces MFRNSAAATNTGGWRAALGLAQSLRNEQVDSDESGEPGIPLSDRPEVVEALTTLLRESLASNSTLEEDFKHQEFLARTMGSLNGDELVMPVLAEVLKKNYPETQGEGDHRAVHKSALMALAMIAGRKFESRSGSPAEKPDEAATGSSAAGTMLETPTIDNAAVAEQLRLAAQDSDPSIRHLAAYVLGLVSGPDAIRQLRVMLLDGDRMTQANAAVALARNGQHDGVATFSRLLATAAEPMDRAEFAALSPEDQQRVLAEQSFEEPIILRNTIRAVGSLWNDISDEDRVQLTASLQKLADNHSAADIRLQARKLLDEAP; encoded by the coding sequence TTGTTTCGGAACTCGGCAGCAGCAACGAACACCGGCGGCTGGCGAGCGGCTCTGGGGCTGGCTCAGAGTCTGCGAAATGAACAGGTCGATTCCGACGAATCGGGCGAACCCGGAATTCCGCTGTCGGACCGTCCGGAAGTCGTGGAAGCTTTGACGACGCTGTTGCGGGAGTCGCTCGCGTCGAACTCGACTCTGGAGGAAGATTTCAAGCATCAGGAATTTCTCGCCCGGACGATGGGATCTCTGAACGGCGACGAACTCGTAATGCCGGTCCTGGCGGAAGTCCTGAAAAAGAACTATCCGGAAACCCAGGGAGAAGGCGATCATCGCGCCGTTCACAAAAGCGCTCTGATGGCACTGGCGATGATCGCCGGGCGGAAGTTTGAGTCTCGATCGGGATCGCCCGCAGAAAAGCCCGACGAAGCCGCGACCGGTTCCTCGGCCGCGGGCACCATGCTGGAAACTCCCACGATCGACAACGCCGCCGTGGCCGAACAACTGCGGCTGGCGGCACAGGATTCGGATCCTTCCATTCGGCATCTTGCGGCGTATGTTCTGGGGCTCGTCAGCGGTCCCGACGCCATCAGGCAGCTTCGGGTCATGCTGCTGGACGGCGATCGAATGACGCAGGCGAACGCCGCGGTCGCTCTGGCCAGAAACGGACAACACGACGGCGTGGCTACGTTCTCGCGCCTGTTGGCGACGGCCGCGGAACCGATGGACCGTGCGGAATTTGCTGCACTGTCACCCGAAGATCAGCAGCGGGTTCTGGCGGAACAAAGCTTTGAAGAACCCATCATTCTTCGAAACACAATCCGCGCGGTGGGAAGTCTGTGGAATGATATTTCTGACGAAGATCGCGTGCAGCTAACGGCATCACTGCAGAAGCTTGCCGACAACCATTCCGCCGCGGATATCCGCCTGCAGGCTCGCAAGCTGCTGGATGAAGCGCCGTAG
- a CDS encoding protein phosphatase 2C domain-containing protein, with protein sequence MTEAGSLNAAESAAVFLRTDMPEVQVLPFAGGQLAVYTHRSPLRDTDNEDSAGIVPLGPESGVAVVADGVGGYQGGSEASSIAVRTIQQWLGTPDDEVQHLRGALIDAVENASRQIQQLGTGAATTLAMIDMQAGEFRPYHVGDSMILLFGQRGRIKWQSISHSPVGYAVEAGYLDEESAMSHPSRHLVSNVVGQPDMRIELGPTLKMAPRDTLVLCTDGLSDNVTTEEIVQTLRSGQLHARASALVALARQRMHPDGAATVGHSTKPDDLTVIAIRRK encoded by the coding sequence GTGACCGAAGCAGGCAGTCTGAATGCGGCAGAATCTGCGGCAGTCTTTCTGCGGACCGACATGCCGGAGGTCCAGGTCCTTCCGTTCGCGGGCGGTCAGCTTGCCGTCTACACGCACCGCAGCCCGCTGCGTGACACCGATAACGAAGATTCCGCGGGAATCGTGCCGCTGGGACCGGAGTCCGGTGTCGCCGTCGTGGCGGACGGAGTCGGCGGTTACCAGGGAGGGTCGGAAGCGTCGTCCATCGCTGTCCGGACGATTCAGCAGTGGCTGGGAACGCCCGACGACGAAGTTCAGCACCTTCGCGGAGCATTGATTGACGCGGTCGAAAATGCCAGCCGGCAGATTCAGCAACTCGGAACCGGCGCGGCAACGACTCTGGCGATGATCGACATGCAGGCCGGGGAATTTCGTCCGTATCACGTCGGCGATTCCATGATTCTGCTGTTCGGTCAGCGGGGACGCATCAAGTGGCAGTCCATTTCTCATTCTCCCGTCGGCTATGCCGTGGAAGCCGGTTATCTGGACGAAGAATCCGCCATGTCGCATCCGTCACGGCATCTCGTTTCGAATGTGGTGGGCCAGCCGGACATGCGGATTGAACTCGGTCCGACGCTGAAGATGGCTCCGAGAGACACGCTGGTCCTGTGCACTGACGGCCTGAGCGATAACGTGACGACCGAGGAAATCGTGCAGACGCTCCGATCCGGCCAGTTGCACGCCCGCGCGTCGGCTCTCGTCGCTCTGGCTCGACAGCGCATGCACCCGGACGGAGCGGCCACCGTCGGCCATTCCACCAAACCCGATGACCTGACGGTGATTGCCATCCGACGGAAATAG
- a CDS encoding serine/threonine-protein kinase — MKKQRLKARQRIGKYRIERQLGAGAFASVYQAMDTIQGFRVALKIPHSSLVTQQVLQDFRNEIRTTARLEHRNILSLRDASVIDDRLVMVFALGQETLDERLTRRMSLETALEIAEQILEATAYAHHEKIVHCDIKPENVILFEGLHIRLADFGIAKVSQKTLQGSGTGTVGYMAPEQAMGRPSPRSDVFSIGLIIYRMVAGQWPEWPFNWPPPGYQRLRGRVHPEFVAFLKRAIDPRPTRRFRDAVQMLSAFQRLKGKTLRHAKSRRKKAAS, encoded by the coding sequence ATGAAGAAACAGCGTCTGAAGGCCCGTCAGAGAATCGGCAAATATCGCATCGAACGGCAGCTTGGTGCGGGAGCGTTTGCGTCCGTGTATCAGGCGATGGACACGATTCAGGGCTTTCGTGTGGCCCTGAAAATCCCCCACTCATCACTGGTCACTCAGCAGGTGCTTCAGGATTTTCGCAACGAAATCCGCACCACGGCACGGCTGGAACACCGCAATATTCTTTCGCTGCGGGACGCGAGTGTCATCGACGACCGGCTGGTGATGGTGTTTGCTCTGGGCCAGGAAACGCTCGACGAACGCCTGACACGGCGGATGTCACTGGAAACGGCGCTGGAAATCGCGGAGCAGATTCTGGAAGCAACCGCCTACGCTCATCATGAGAAAATCGTTCACTGCGATATTAAGCCGGAGAACGTGATTCTCTTCGAGGGCCTGCACATCCGGCTGGCGGACTTTGGAATCGCCAAGGTTTCTCAGAAAACTCTGCAGGGTTCCGGCACCGGCACCGTCGGCTACATGGCTCCTGAACAGGCGATGGGGCGACCGTCACCGCGGTCGGACGTGTTTTCGATCGGCCTGATCATTTATCGGATGGTCGCGGGACAGTGGCCGGAATGGCCGTTCAACTGGCCTCCGCCGGGTTATCAGCGTCTGCGGGGGCGCGTACATCCCGAGTTTGTCGCATTTCTGAAGCGAGCGATCGATCCTCGCCCGACACGGCGATTTCGCGACGCGGTCCAGATGCTGAGCGCGTTCCAGCGTCTGAAGGGCAAGACGCTCCGGCATGCGAAGTCGCGCAGAAAGAAAGCCGCGTCGTGA